In a genomic window of Echeneis naucrates chromosome 4, fEcheNa1.1, whole genome shotgun sequence:
- the LOC115041981 gene encoding growth arrest and DNA damage-inducible protein GADD45 beta: MTLEDVFGSSSDKKLETVGRALEDLLGAAQSQDRLTVGVYESAKLMNVDPDSVVLCVLAADEEDEGDIALQIHFTLLQAFCCDNDINILRVSGLRRLAQLLDDTGDGTEPRDLHCILVTNPPVQPLKCPALQDVGSFCQESRCRNQWVPCLELQDR, from the exons ATGACTCTGGAGGACGTCTTTGGATCCAGCTCCGACAAAAA GCTGGAGACGGTGGGTCGGGCCCTGGAGGATCTGCTGGGGGCGGCACAGAGCCAGGACCGGCTCACGGTGGGGGTCTACGAGTCCGCCAAGCTCATGAATGT AGACCCGGACTCGGTGGTCCTGTGCGTCCTGGCAGccgatgaggaggatgaaggagacATCGCTCTGCAGATCCACTTCACGCTCCTTCAGGCCTTCTGCTGCGACAACGACATCAACATCCTGCGAGTTTCCGGTCTGCGCCGACTGGCACAGCTGCTGGACGACACCGGGGACGGCACCGAGCCCCGGGACCTGCACTGCATCCTGGTCACG AACCCGCCGGTCCAGCCGCTGAAGTGTCCGGCCCTGCAGGACGTaggcagcttctgtcaggagagcCGCTGCAGGAACCAGTGGGTCCCCTGCCTGGAACTGCAGGACCGctga
- the diras1a gene encoding GTP-binding protein Di-Ras1a, with protein sequence MPEQSNDYRVVVFGAGGVGKSSLVLRFVKGTFRDTYIPTVEDTYRQVISCDKSVCTLQITDTTGSHQFPAMQRLSISKGHAFILVYSITSRQSLEELKPIYQQVLALKGSVESIPIMLVGNKSDETAQREVEMKEGEAQAAAWKCAFIETSAKTNSNVKELFQELLALEKRRDMSLSIDGKRSGKQKRADKLKGKCNIM encoded by the exons ATGCCCGAGCAGAGTAATGACTACAGGGTGGTGGTGTTTGGAGCTGGTGGGGTGGGGAAGAGCTCACTGGTCCTTCGTTTTGTTAAAGGAACCTTCAGAGACACCTACATCCCCACAGTGGAGGACACATACAGACAG GTGATCAGCTGTGATAAGAGCGTCTGCACGCTGCAGATCACagacacaacaggaagtcaCCAGTTTCCCGCCATGCAGCGTCTGTCCATCTCCAAAGGCCACGCCTTCATCCTGGTCTACTCCATCACCAGCCGCCAATCACTGGAGGAGCTCAAACCCATTTACCAACAG GTTCTGGCCCTCAAGGGCAGTGTGGAGTCCATTCCCATCATGCTTGTGGGCAACAAGAGCGACGAAACAGCTCAGCGCGAGGTGGAGATGAAAGAAGGAGAAGCTCAGGCTGCAGCCTGGAAATGTGCCTTCATAGAGACATCGGCCAAGACGAACTCCAATGTAAAAGAGCTGTTCCAAGAGCTGCTGGCCCTGGAGAAGAGAAGGGACATGAGCCTGAGCATCGATGGCAAACGCTCCGGGAAACAGAAAAGAGCTGACAAGCTGAAGGGGAAGTGCAACATCATGTAG